One Malus domestica chromosome 11, GDT2T_hap1 genomic region harbors:
- the LOC103423005 gene encoding mRNA cap guanine-N(7) methyltransferase 1-like isoform X1, with product MKRGYSESSSTSLGPPQSRFKHNPEGDSEFLEDETTKKFARKVADHYSARTNQTLEEREASPIIHLKKLNNWIKSVLIQLYAHRGDAVLDLACGKGGDLIKWDKAKIAYYVGIDIAEGSIEDCRTRYNGDADHHQRRKKFTFPAHLMCGDCYEVRLDKVLADDAPFDVVSCQFALHYSWSTEARARRALANVSALLRPGGTFIGTMPDANVIIKKLREAEGLVFGNSVYWIRFDDDFSEKKFKSSSPFGIKYKFHLEDAVDCPEWIVPFHVFKSLVEEYDMELVFVKNNHEFVHEYMKKPEFVELMRRLGALGDGNQDQSTLSKDEWEVAYLYLAFVLRKRGEPGRTQVNGRRDKGKMNISKEDVMYISND from the exons ATGAAACGAGGGTACTCGGAATCGTCCTCCACCTCTCTCGGGCCTCCCCAATCGAGATTCAAACACAACCCAGAAG GTGATTCAGAATTCTTGGAGGATGAAACCACAAAAAAATTCGCACGTAAAGTGGCCGATCATTACAGTGCAAGGACGAATCAAACTCTAGAAGAACGAGAAGCTAGTCCAATCATCCATTTAAAGAAGCTTAACAATTGG ATTAAGAGTGTTTTAATCCAGCTATATGCTCATAGAGGAGATGCTGTCCTGGATCTTGCATGTGGCAAG GGAGGTGATCTCATCAAATGGGACAAGGCTAAAATTGCGTATTATGTTGGAATTGATATCGCTGAAGGCTCG ATAGAAGATTGTCGTACCCGTTACAATGGCGATGCCGACCATCATCAGCGTCGTAAAAAGTTTACATTTCCTGCGCATCTTATGTGTGGAGATTGCTATGAG GTTCGCCTGGATAAAGTCCTGGCTGACGATGCCCCCTTTGATGTTGTCAGTTGCCAG TTTGCCTTGCATTATTCCTGGTCTACTGAGGCACGTGCACGGCGAGCCTTGGCTAATGTATCTGCTTTACTGCGACCTGGCGGTACTTTTATTGGAACAATGCCCGATGCGAATGTGATTATCAAAAAGCTTAGAGAAG CTGAAGGATTGGTCTTTGGTAATAGCGTCTACTGGATACGTTTTGATGATGACTTTTCTGAAAAG AAATTCAAGTCTTCGAGCCCCTTTGGTATCAAGTACAAGTTTCACCTGGAGGATGCTGTTGATTGCCCGGAATGGATTGTCCCCTTTCATGTTTTCAAATCGCTGGTTGAAGAG TATGATATGGAGCTAGTTTTTGTGAAGAACAACCACGAATTTGTTCATGAGTATATGAAAAAGCCAGAATTTGTGGAGTTAATGCGGAGGCTTGGTGCATTAGGCGATGGTAACCAAGATCAAA GCACACTATCGAAAGACGAATGGGAAGTAGCTTATCTCTATTTGGCATTTGTCTTGAGGAAG CGAGGGGAACCTGGTCGGACACAAGTAAACGGTAGAAGAGACAAGGGGAAGATGAACATATCAAAGGAGGACGTCATGTACATAAGTAATGACTAG
- the LOC103423005 gene encoding mRNA cap guanine-N(7) methyltransferase 1-like isoform X2 encodes MKRGYSESSSTSLGPPQSRFKHNPEGDSEFLEDETTKKFARKVADHYSARTNQTLEEREASPIIHLKKLNNWLYAHRGDAVLDLACGKGGDLIKWDKAKIAYYVGIDIAEGSIEDCRTRYNGDADHHQRRKKFTFPAHLMCGDCYEVRLDKVLADDAPFDVVSCQFALHYSWSTEARARRALANVSALLRPGGTFIGTMPDANVIIKKLREAEGLVFGNSVYWIRFDDDFSEKKFKSSSPFGIKYKFHLEDAVDCPEWIVPFHVFKSLVEEYDMELVFVKNNHEFVHEYMKKPEFVELMRRLGALGDGNQDQSTLSKDEWEVAYLYLAFVLRKRGEPGRTQVNGRRDKGKMNISKEDVMYISND; translated from the exons ATGAAACGAGGGTACTCGGAATCGTCCTCCACCTCTCTCGGGCCTCCCCAATCGAGATTCAAACACAACCCAGAAG GTGATTCAGAATTCTTGGAGGATGAAACCACAAAAAAATTCGCACGTAAAGTGGCCGATCATTACAGTGCAAGGACGAATCAAACTCTAGAAGAACGAGAAGCTAGTCCAATCATCCATTTAAAGAAGCTTAACAATTGG CTATATGCTCATAGAGGAGATGCTGTCCTGGATCTTGCATGTGGCAAG GGAGGTGATCTCATCAAATGGGACAAGGCTAAAATTGCGTATTATGTTGGAATTGATATCGCTGAAGGCTCG ATAGAAGATTGTCGTACCCGTTACAATGGCGATGCCGACCATCATCAGCGTCGTAAAAAGTTTACATTTCCTGCGCATCTTATGTGTGGAGATTGCTATGAG GTTCGCCTGGATAAAGTCCTGGCTGACGATGCCCCCTTTGATGTTGTCAGTTGCCAG TTTGCCTTGCATTATTCCTGGTCTACTGAGGCACGTGCACGGCGAGCCTTGGCTAATGTATCTGCTTTACTGCGACCTGGCGGTACTTTTATTGGAACAATGCCCGATGCGAATGTGATTATCAAAAAGCTTAGAGAAG CTGAAGGATTGGTCTTTGGTAATAGCGTCTACTGGATACGTTTTGATGATGACTTTTCTGAAAAG AAATTCAAGTCTTCGAGCCCCTTTGGTATCAAGTACAAGTTTCACCTGGAGGATGCTGTTGATTGCCCGGAATGGATTGTCCCCTTTCATGTTTTCAAATCGCTGGTTGAAGAG TATGATATGGAGCTAGTTTTTGTGAAGAACAACCACGAATTTGTTCATGAGTATATGAAAAAGCCAGAATTTGTGGAGTTAATGCGGAGGCTTGGTGCATTAGGCGATGGTAACCAAGATCAAA GCACACTATCGAAAGACGAATGGGAAGTAGCTTATCTCTATTTGGCATTTGTCTTGAGGAAG CGAGGGGAACCTGGTCGGACACAAGTAAACGGTAGAAGAGACAAGGGGAAGATGAACATATCAAAGGAGGACGTCATGTACATAAGTAATGACTAG
- the LOC103423006 gene encoding uncharacterized protein yields MGGGGVMRSVAKVAGIGGVVHGGMLRGAPGVSSPTGHSVRKASIPVAVTLTAQNHGGAEVAAIEKPAWDAGDEFVDWQVVGAGEDDLVMSGGEPMPRVVFDAAPSFKEAKEATAELKDALDKVYLSSPKSTDFGEQSAADNVAGLSLITNPEPEEMESLLLTRTSVPKHALRAFEMLSQSSEAQNVVASIASDPNIWNAMMENSAVKQFMANKNYNHYMEEYAADTYPVSHKKLEDESEKSDRLEDMLGGFVKKIKMTVEKWVSDLSSFIQNIFEPPAGETEADGGNTKSVVASAFMGLAVMVVMVVLLKRG; encoded by the exons ATGGGAGGTGGCGGAGTCATGAGGTCGGTGGCAAAGGTGGCCGGGATCGGCGGCGTTGTCCACGGTGGCATGCTCCGCGGCGCGCCGGGCGTTTCTTCGCCGACTGGCCATTCGGTCCGCAAGGCCTCAATTCCCGTGGCAGTGACCCTCACGGCTCAGAATCACGGCGGAGCTGAAGTGGCGGCGATTGAGAAGCCTGCGTGGGACGCGGGCGACGAATTTGTCGACTGGCAGGTGGTCGGGGCCGGAGAAGATGATCTGGTGATGTCGGGCGGCGAGCCGATGCCGAGGGTTGTCTTCGACGCTGCGCCGAGCTTCAAGGAGGCCAAAGAGGCTACCGCTGAATTGAAAGACGCCCTCGATAA GGTATATCTTTCTTCACCCAAATCTACTGATTTTGGGGAGCAGTCTGCTGCTGATAATGTGGCTGGACTGTCTCTGATCACAAACCCTGAACCTGAGGAGATGGAATCCCTACTTCTTACTAGGACTTCAGTGCCGAAACATGCTCTTCGGGCATTTGAAATGCTGAGTCAAAGTTCTGAAGCTCAG AATGTTGTTGCTTCAATTGCAAGTGACCCGAATATCTGGAATGCTATGATGGAAAATTCTGCGGTCAAGCAATTTATGGCCAACAAGAACTATAATCATTACATGGAAGAATATGCAGCAGATACCTATCCAGTTTCACACAAGAAGCTTGAAGACGAATCAGAGAAATCTGACCGCTTGGAAGATATGCTCGGTGGTTTTGTGAAGAAAATCAAGATGACAGTGGAGAAGTGGGTCAGCGATTTGTCGTCATTCATCCAGAACATTTTCGAACCCCCTGCAGGTGAGACTGAAGCAGATGGAGGGAATACAAAGTCAGTTGTAGCATCTGCGTTCATGGGACTAGCAGTTATGGTTGTTATGGTGGTCTTGCTGAAGCGTGGCTAG
- the LOC103448557 gene encoding uncharacterized protein, translating into MSLFNTQFSFFFLTVFPWTFLLFLSLPLSLSSTNIHDLLISQGLPPGLLPKEVKSYTLSDNGELQVFLDAPCLTKYENRVFFESVLRANLSYGSLIGVEGLSQEELFLWLPVKDIIVDDPKSGLILFDIGVAHKQLSLSLFEDPPDCKPSGVLKNHVRKAKGFWGLR; encoded by the exons ATGTCCCTGTTTAACACCcagttctccttcttcttcctcacagTCTTTCCATGGACctttctcctctttctctctctacccctctctctctcctccaccaACATCCATGACCTCCTTATCTCCCAGGGGCTGCCACCTGGCCTCCTCCCAAAGGAGGTCAAGTCCTACACTCTCTCAGACAACGGGGAGCTCCAGGTCTTCCTTGATGCCCCATGCCTCACAAAATATGAGAACAGGGTTTTCTTTGAGAGTGTTCTGAGGGCAAATCTCAGCTATGGAAGCCTCATTGGGGTCGAGGGTTTGTCTCAGGAGGAGCTCTTTCTTTGGCTGCCGGTCAAAGACATCATTGTTGATGATCCAAAATCAGGTCTCATTCTCTTTGACATTGGGGTTGCTCACAAACAGCTTTCTTTATCACTCTTTGAAGATCCCCCTGACTGTAAACCATCAG GTGTGCTGAAGAATCATGTGAGGAAGGCGAAAGGCTTTTGGGGTCTGAGATAG